A region from the Streptomyces lydicus genome encodes:
- a CDS encoding Clp protease N-terminal domain-containing protein — protein MEPTQEPTQINHSVRLGDLIEAIKKVHGDALEQLQSAVVAADHLGEVADHLIGHFVDQARRSGASWTEIGASMGVTRQAAQKRFVTKEEPASGMSQDFGSFTPRARSVVVASQNKAREGGYAQIGTGHLVLGLLDDPEGLAARVLVAQGVQLETVAAAAAEALPEPSGEPLPALVPFDARAKKALELTFREALRLGHHYVGTEHLLLALLEEENGEGVLSGLGLDKANTEEYVSAALRAVREKLQE, from the coding sequence ATGGAACCGACTCAGGAACCGACGCAGATCAACCATTCCGTCCGCCTCGGCGACCTCATCGAGGCGATCAAGAAGGTGCACGGCGACGCCCTGGAACAGCTCCAGAGCGCCGTCGTGGCCGCCGACCACCTCGGTGAAGTGGCCGACCACCTCATCGGCCACTTCGTCGACCAGGCTCGCCGCTCCGGCGCCTCGTGGACCGAGATCGGCGCGTCCATGGGCGTCACGCGGCAGGCCGCCCAGAAGCGGTTCGTGACGAAGGAGGAGCCGGCGTCCGGCATGAGCCAGGACTTCGGCAGCTTCACCCCCCGGGCCAGGAGCGTGGTCGTCGCGTCCCAGAACAAGGCCCGCGAAGGGGGGTACGCGCAGATCGGTACGGGTCATCTCGTGCTCGGTCTGCTCGACGACCCGGAAGGGCTGGCCGCACGGGTGCTCGTCGCCCAGGGCGTACAGCTGGAGACGGTCGCGGCGGCCGCGGCCGAGGCGCTGCCCGAGCCCTCCGGCGAACCCCTGCCCGCCCTCGTGCCCTTCGACGCCCGCGCGAAGAAGGCTCTCGAACTCACCTTCCGTGAGGCGCTGCGGCTGGGCCATCACTACGTCGGCACGGAGCATCTGTTGCTGGCGCTGCTGGAGGAGGAGAACGGCGAGGGCGTGCTCAGCGGGCTGGGCCTCGACAAGGCGAACACCGAGGAGTACGTGTCGGCCGCCCTGAGGGCGGTCCGGGAGAAGCTCCAGGAGTAA
- a CDS encoding TetR/AcrR family transcriptional regulator, producing the protein MASGRGGLQPRKQPRQVRAELTRQRILAAAAHVFAEYGYAAGTTNRIAERAQISIGSLYQYYPNKDAILVELATRHLDAGMAAIACPQDEGPPRPLEEAIRGYVHLSIENHLDDPQLLRVMAEQAPRSPELLEKMSRYQQSRTAYVRELIENHPESRVDDMHTAARLVVSTVELTVHQLAAAPDPLAPARLENELVAMITRYLTGGPQGVEP; encoded by the coding sequence ATGGCGTCGGGACGAGGTGGACTCCAGCCACGTAAACAGCCCCGTCAGGTCCGGGCCGAGCTCACCCGGCAGCGGATTCTCGCGGCCGCTGCTCACGTTTTCGCGGAGTACGGCTATGCCGCCGGGACCACCAACCGGATCGCCGAGCGGGCGCAGATCTCCATCGGCTCGCTGTACCAGTACTACCCGAACAAGGACGCGATCCTGGTGGAGCTGGCGACCCGGCACCTGGACGCGGGAATGGCCGCCATCGCGTGCCCTCAGGACGAGGGGCCGCCCCGACCCCTCGAAGAAGCCATCCGTGGTTATGTGCATCTCTCGATCGAGAACCACCTGGACGACCCGCAGCTCCTCCGCGTCATGGCCGAACAGGCGCCCCGCTCCCCGGAGTTGCTGGAAAAGATGTCCCGGTACCAGCAGTCACGGACCGCCTATGTCCGCGAGCTGATCGAGAACCATCCGGAGAGCCGGGTCGACGACATGCATACCGCGGCGCGGCTCGTCGTCTCCACGGTCGAACTGACTGTCCACCAACTCGCCGCCGCGCCCGACCCTCTTGCCCCCGCCCGCCTGGAGAACGAGTTGGTCGCCATGATCACCCGCTATCTCACGGGCGGCCCGCAGGGGGTGGAACCGTAG
- a CDS encoding APC family permease produces MTTVEADPTPPTPTSRRWRAWLLDGLSSQAARHPGPHGTPPAEHKGHSWWRVMCLTGVDYFSTLGYQPGIAALAAGLLSPFATLVLIALTLLGALPVYRRVAKESPNGEGSIAMLERLLPWWAGKLLVLVLLGFAATDFIITMTLSAADASAHVVENPFAPPLLHGANLWITLVLLAALGAVFLKGFREAIGIAVGLVGTYLALNVVVLATAAWNVLSHPVVVGNWWGAMTAEHSSPVAIVAVALLVFPKLALGMSGFETGVAVMPQVRGAATDTAAHPAGRIRGTRRLLTTAALVMSCFLLLSSLATTLLIPQKEFATGGSANGRALAYLAHQYLGEAFGTVYDLSTIAILWFAGASAMAGLLNLVPRYLPRYGMAPEWARAVRPLVLIFLATAFGITFFFNASVDEQSGAYATGVLVLMLSASFASTVAARHRRLRAATVGFGAITLVFGYTLVTNVIERPDGLKIALLFILGILLTSFASRVHRAFELRAVQVDFDETAERLIGSAMAAGPLRVIANEPDERDEAEYREKEYSQREETHIPDGRPVLFLEVTVRDSSDFTTDLHVRGEERYGAQILRVEGAGVANTIAAVLMQLREHTGQVPHAYFNWTEGHPFSHLLRFLVFGDGEVAPVAREVLRRAEPDPARRPRVHVG; encoded by the coding sequence ATGACCACTGTCGAGGCGGACCCCACGCCCCCCACCCCCACCTCCCGACGGTGGCGCGCCTGGCTCCTGGACGGGCTCAGCAGCCAGGCCGCCCGCCACCCCGGGCCGCACGGCACCCCGCCGGCCGAGCACAAGGGCCACTCCTGGTGGCGCGTCATGTGCCTCACGGGCGTCGATTACTTCTCCACACTGGGCTACCAGCCGGGCATCGCCGCGCTGGCGGCCGGACTGCTCTCGCCGTTCGCCACGCTCGTGCTGATCGCACTGACGCTGCTGGGCGCGCTGCCCGTGTACCGCAGGGTCGCCAAGGAGAGCCCGAACGGCGAGGGTTCGATCGCCATGCTGGAGCGCCTGCTGCCGTGGTGGGCGGGGAAGCTGCTGGTCCTGGTGCTGCTGGGGTTCGCCGCGACGGACTTCATCATCACCATGACGCTGTCCGCCGCCGACGCCTCGGCGCATGTCGTGGAGAACCCGTTCGCCCCTCCCCTGCTGCACGGCGCGAACCTGTGGATCACCCTGGTGCTGCTGGCCGCCCTGGGCGCGGTGTTCCTCAAGGGCTTCCGTGAGGCGATCGGCATCGCCGTCGGCCTCGTCGGGACCTATCTGGCGCTGAATGTCGTGGTCCTGGCCACCGCGGCCTGGAATGTGCTGTCGCACCCCGTGGTGGTCGGCAACTGGTGGGGCGCGATGACCGCCGAGCACTCCTCGCCGGTGGCGATCGTCGCGGTGGCGCTGCTGGTCTTCCCCAAGCTGGCGCTGGGCATGTCCGGCTTCGAGACGGGCGTGGCGGTGATGCCGCAGGTACGGGGCGCCGCCACCGACACCGCGGCGCACCCGGCCGGCCGGATCCGGGGCACCCGCCGGCTGCTGACCACGGCGGCCCTGGTCATGAGCTGCTTCCTGCTGCTGTCGAGCCTGGCCACCACCCTGCTGATCCCGCAGAAGGAGTTCGCGACCGGCGGTTCGGCCAACGGGCGTGCGCTGGCCTACCTCGCGCACCAGTACCTGGGCGAGGCCTTCGGTACCGTCTACGACCTCTCCACCATCGCCATCCTCTGGTTCGCCGGCGCCTCGGCGATGGCGGGACTGCTCAATCTCGTACCGCGCTATCTGCCCCGGTACGGCATGGCGCCGGAGTGGGCCCGTGCGGTGCGTCCGCTGGTGCTGATCTTCCTGGCCACCGCCTTCGGCATCACCTTCTTCTTCAACGCCAGCGTCGACGAGCAGAGCGGCGCGTATGCGACCGGTGTGCTGGTGCTGATGCTCTCGGCGTCGTTCGCCTCCACCGTGGCCGCCCGCCACCGGCGGCTGCGGGCGGCCACCGTCGGCTTCGGCGCCATCACCCTCGTCTTCGGCTACACGCTGGTCACCAACGTCATCGAGCGGCCGGACGGCCTGAAGATCGCCCTGCTGTTCATCCTGGGCATCCTGCTGACCTCGTTCGCCTCACGTGTGCACCGCGCCTTCGAACTGCGCGCCGTGCAGGTCGATTTCGACGAGACGGCGGAGCGGCTGATCGGCTCGGCGATGGCGGCCGGGCCGCTGCGGGTCATCGCCAACGAGCCCGACGAGCGGGACGAGGCCGAGTACCGGGAGAAGGAGTACAGCCAGCGCGAGGAGACCCATATACCCGACGGCCGGCCGGTGCTGTTCCTGGAAGTGACCGTCAGGGACTCCTCGGACTTCACCACGGATCTGCACGTCCGGGGCGAGGAGCGGTACGGGGCGCAGATCCTGCGGGTGGAGGGCGCCGGCGTGGCGAACACCATCGCCGCCGTGCTGATGCAGCTGCGCGAGCACACCGGCCAGGTGCCGCACGCCTACTTCAACTGGACCGAGGGCCATCCGTTCAGCCATCTGCTGCGATTCCTGGTCTTCGGCGACGGCGAGGTCGCTCCGGTCGCCCGCGAGGTCCTGCGCCGCGCCGAGCCCGACCCGGCCCGGCGCCCTCGGGTGCACGTGGGCTGA
- a CDS encoding maleylpyruvate isomerase family mycothiol-dependent enzyme has translation MNTSDTSDTSSRETVTPAVHRTAVAAETARFVAALDGADLSLPVPGCPGWTLLDLVRHTGSVQRWFSVLLRQRVQEPPRSREVELELPADDTGWAGWLTASAARAADAFAGTDPDAPMWAWGADQHARFWMRRMLFETLVHRTDAERAVGLRTEIDRVLAADGVDEFLVNLPFATSFAPGVAHLRGNGETLRFRCTDTVGDWLVRLHPDGFEVAPLAGDAAAGPADAVVQGAAADLLLLVYGRLGHDADTIETAGDGELLARWFTHSAF, from the coding sequence ATGAACACGTCGGACACGTCGGACACCTCCAGTCGGGAGACCGTCACCCCCGCCGTCCACCGCACCGCCGTGGCGGCGGAGACCGCGAGGTTCGTCGCGGCACTGGACGGCGCGGATCTCTCGCTGCCGGTGCCGGGCTGCCCCGGCTGGACGCTGCTCGACCTGGTCAGGCATACCGGGAGCGTGCAGCGCTGGTTCTCCGTGCTGCTGCGGCAGCGCGTCCAGGAACCGCCGCGCAGCCGCGAGGTGGAGCTGGAACTGCCCGCGGACGACACCGGCTGGGCCGGCTGGCTGACGGCGAGTGCGGCCCGGGCCGCCGACGCGTTCGCCGGCACCGACCCGGACGCCCCGATGTGGGCCTGGGGCGCCGATCAGCACGCCCGGTTCTGGATGCGGCGGATGCTGTTCGAGACCCTGGTGCACCGCACCGACGCGGAACGCGCCGTGGGCCTGCGCACGGAGATCGACCGCGTTCTCGCGGCGGACGGCGTGGACGAGTTCCTGGTCAACCTGCCGTTCGCGACCTCGTTCGCGCCCGGGGTGGCGCACCTGCGCGGCAACGGCGAGACCCTGCGCTTCCGGTGCACGGACACCGTCGGCGACTGGCTGGTCCGCCTGCACCCCGACGGCTTCGAGGTGGCACCGCTTGCCGGGGATGCGGCAGCCGGTCCCGCCGACGCCGTCGTGCAGGGAGCCGCCGCGGACCTGCTGCTCCTCGTGTACGGGCGTCTGGGCCACGACGCGGACACCATCGAGACGGCGGGCGACGGGGAACTGCTGGCGCGCTGGTTCACCCACTCCGCGTTCTGA
- a CDS encoding PDR/VanB family oxidoreductase, giving the protein MQQTVVDRIDPIAEDTVALLLRGTTGPLAPWEPGAHIDLALPNWLTRQYSLCGDPADRESYRIAVRHERLSRGGSEYLHRFLRRGRTLDVSLPRNHFPLVPAPAYLFLAGGIGITAVLPMLRAVAGAGVPASLVYVGRSAATMPFAGELLAAYGERVRIVATAEQGRPDLAALAAGTAPGTLVYCCGPASMLAAAEAAFPAGRLRVERFHPAPKTFGPDTEFEAVCARSARTVRVPADKTLLDALAHAGHPLPSGCREGVCGSCELTVLDGRPEHRDDIGAPEGRMYACVSRALTPRLVLDL; this is encoded by the coding sequence ATGCAGCAAACCGTCGTCGACCGCATCGACCCCATCGCCGAAGACACCGTCGCCCTCCTCCTACGCGGCACCACGGGGCCGCTCGCACCCTGGGAGCCCGGAGCCCACATCGACCTGGCGCTGCCAAACTGGCTCACCCGCCAGTACTCGCTGTGCGGAGACCCGGCCGACCGGGAGTCCTACCGCATCGCCGTACGCCACGAACGCCTCAGCCGGGGCGGCTCGGAATATCTCCACCGGTTCCTGCGCCGGGGCCGCACCCTCGATGTATCCCTCCCCCGCAACCACTTTCCGCTCGTCCCCGCGCCCGCCTACCTCTTCCTCGCGGGCGGCATCGGTATCACCGCCGTCCTGCCGATGCTGCGCGCGGTCGCCGGGGCGGGCGTCCCCGCCTCCCTCGTGTACGTGGGGCGCTCGGCCGCGACCATGCCGTTCGCCGGCGAGCTGCTGGCCGCGTACGGCGAGCGGGTCCGGATCGTCGCCACCGCGGAGCAGGGCAGGCCGGACCTCGCGGCCCTGGCAGCGGGGACGGCCCCCGGCACGCTGGTCTACTGCTGCGGCCCCGCCTCGATGCTGGCCGCAGCCGAGGCCGCGTTCCCGGCCGGACGGCTGCGCGTGGAACGGTTCCACCCGGCGCCCAAGACGTTCGGCCCCGACACGGAGTTCGAGGCGGTGTGCGCACGGTCGGCGCGTACGGTCCGGGTACCGGCCGACAAGACGCTGCTCGACGCCCTGGCACACGCCGGGCACCCTCTCCCGTCGGGATGCCGCGAAGGCGTCTGCGGAAGCTGTGAACTCACCGTCCTCGACGGCCGGCCCGAGCACCGCGACGACATCGGCGCCCCGGAGGGCCGGATGTACGCCTGCGTCTCCCGCGCCCTGACCCCGCGCCTCGTCCTGGACCTCTGA
- a CDS encoding transcriptional regulator, which produces MYSTPFSSAEARSARARVGLSTAQVAQAMTACGVPVRPELIEAWEYGAQAPSEAQLFALADVLWCPPTVLMGVEPRTLGEHRMARQLSVGRLAQLIGMDPAVYWAAESTQQWSGDYRQTKALVEALGLSLRKLIGVMGHNDELAGHLRSAIEGRWKGHVGAIAKITTLNKTRVSDALRTMHAEFAEFSERYMGHVVARNDDFRLKEVAAERSAYLRRLVDHFWDLIGDAGEAPPFNSVATH; this is translated from the coding sequence GTGTACAGCACTCCCTTTTCCTCCGCAGAGGCCAGATCCGCGCGGGCCCGGGTGGGCCTGAGTACGGCTCAGGTCGCCCAGGCCATGACGGCATGCGGCGTACCGGTCCGTCCCGAGCTGATCGAGGCCTGGGAGTACGGCGCGCAGGCGCCGTCCGAGGCACAGCTCTTCGCCCTGGCCGATGTCCTGTGGTGCCCGCCGACGGTGCTGATGGGCGTCGAGCCCCGGACCCTGGGCGAACACCGGATGGCCCGCCAACTGAGCGTGGGGCGGCTGGCCCAGCTGATCGGGATGGATCCGGCCGTGTACTGGGCGGCCGAGTCGACGCAGCAGTGGAGCGGCGACTACCGGCAGACCAAGGCACTGGTGGAGGCGTTGGGGCTGTCGCTGCGGAAGCTGATCGGGGTGATGGGGCACAACGACGAGCTGGCCGGGCATCTGCGGTCGGCCATCGAGGGGCGCTGGAAGGGGCACGTGGGGGCGATCGCGAAGATCACCACACTGAACAAGACCCGGGTGAGCGATGCCCTGCGCACCATGCATGCGGAGTTCGCGGAGTTCTCCGAGCGCTATATGGGGCATGTGGTGGCGCGCAACGACGACTTCCGGCTCAAGGAGGTCGCGGCCGAGCGCTCGGCGTATCTGCGCAGGCTGGTCGACCACTTCTGGGACCTGATCGGGGATGCGGGCGAAGCGCCGCCGTTCAACTCCGTGGCCACCCACTGA
- a CDS encoding TetR/AcrR family transcriptional regulator: MRNERDEMKAAGGPVCRMCTAAVPAPGRGRPALYCSRSCQAKAYRRRKQSPAPAAEQPAAPGAPSPRRRQIAEALWRIAAERGLHAASLREVAAEAGVSLRAVQYHFASKHRLLVDALQLLHEENERIARSRIRFDATGPRALLRAVLDEFLPVDAQRTTALRVFAAYYARSLTDPELAEVFLPADQPLERMVAELIAAAQRDGRTTPGLDPWREADLLVSGAVGLGQDVLHRRRTLEDVRSTLDYHLDKIFAGDRRTLR, translated from the coding sequence ATGAGAAATGAGCGTGACGAAATGAAGGCCGCCGGGGGCCCCGTGTGCCGGATGTGCACCGCGGCCGTCCCGGCTCCGGGGCGGGGCCGGCCGGCGCTCTACTGCTCGCGGAGCTGTCAGGCGAAGGCGTACCGGCGGCGCAAGCAGTCGCCCGCCCCGGCCGCCGAGCAGCCCGCGGCGCCTGGCGCCCCCTCGCCGCGGCGCCGGCAGATCGCCGAGGCCCTGTGGCGGATCGCCGCCGAACGGGGCCTGCACGCGGCAAGCCTGCGGGAGGTCGCGGCCGAGGCCGGGGTGTCACTGCGCGCGGTTCAGTACCACTTCGCGAGCAAGCACCGGCTGCTGGTCGACGCGCTGCAGCTACTGCACGAGGAGAACGAGCGCATCGCCCGCTCCCGTATCCGGTTCGACGCCACCGGCCCCCGCGCCCTGCTGCGGGCGGTACTGGACGAGTTCCTGCCCGTGGATGCCCAACGCACCACCGCACTGCGGGTGTTCGCCGCCTACTACGCCCGCAGCCTGACCGACCCGGAGCTCGCCGAGGTCTTCCTGCCCGCCGACCAGCCCCTGGAGCGGATGGTGGCGGAGCTGATCGCCGCGGCGCAGCGCGACGGGCGGACGACCCCGGGCCTCGACCCGTGGCGCGAGGCGGATCTGCTGGTGTCCGGCGCGGTGGGGCTGGGCCAGGATGTGCTCCACCGGCGCCGCACCCTGGAGGACGTGCGCAGCACGCTCGATTACCACCTGGACAAGATCTTCGCTGGAGACCGGCGCACGCTGCGCTGA
- a CDS encoding streptophobe family protein: MSQMRGPAAAGSPGPVRRRGAPPEVRAWAQALGAAVAGIVTMIVVAALGLWAAGAADLPGGAFPSVVAATVLVAAGGSVGLAGDVGGLAQADAALDVVPLSVTLAGALVTAAVFLLPLRHRAVAGTGELLARVARTAVCWLVLLLLLTLAARHSFRISVGNALADRLGAELGATPAIGFRADVPATLGAGLLWILAVLALTFLVSRRAPLSPGLLRFQDSVRPPAFAMLLTLLCYVVIGLVIGIVELITEDRPAETFAVLFLGLPNLAWMALGIGTGGAWTGHVDKAIGLPLPHVLDQVLRAHGKRTLDLGALARYDGRAWLLVAVAAVVLLVAAFTAAVRSPARRPAWRHAVEMAVALALTLLAVGLLTRISAHYGLSLMGLGDLSGDLGGEVTLEPQLLRLVGAGLAWGLVTGFLGALPARRVRHPGEVEKP; this comes from the coding sequence GTGAGCCAGATGCGAGGCCCGGCGGCGGCCGGTTCGCCGGGTCCGGTGCGGCGCCGCGGCGCACCGCCCGAGGTCCGGGCCTGGGCGCAAGCGCTCGGCGCGGCCGTGGCGGGCATCGTCACCATGATCGTGGTCGCCGCGCTCGGCCTGTGGGCGGCGGGCGCGGCGGACCTTCCCGGCGGGGCGTTCCCCTCGGTGGTCGCGGCCACGGTGCTGGTCGCGGCCGGCGGTTCGGTCGGTCTCGCCGGCGACGTCGGCGGCCTCGCGCAGGCCGATGCCGCCCTGGACGTCGTACCGCTGTCGGTCACGCTCGCCGGTGCGCTGGTGACCGCCGCCGTCTTCCTGCTGCCGCTGCGCCATCGGGCGGTGGCCGGCACCGGGGAACTGCTCGCCCGGGTCGCCCGAACGGCGGTGTGCTGGCTGGTGCTTCTGCTGCTGCTCACGCTCGCCGCCCGGCACAGCTTCCGGATCTCCGTGGGCAACGCCCTGGCCGACCGGCTCGGCGCCGAGCTGGGCGCCACCCCCGCCATCGGCTTCCGCGCCGATGTCCCCGCGACGCTCGGGGCCGGACTGCTGTGGATCCTGGCGGTGCTCGCGCTGACCTTCCTGGTCTCGCGCCGGGCCCCGCTCTCTCCCGGGCTGCTGCGCTTCCAGGACTCCGTACGGCCGCCCGCCTTCGCCATGCTGCTGACACTGCTGTGCTACGTCGTGATCGGCCTGGTCATCGGCATCGTCGAGCTCATCACCGAGGACCGCCCGGCCGAGACCTTCGCCGTCCTGTTCCTCGGACTGCCGAACCTCGCCTGGATGGCGCTGGGCATCGGCACCGGCGGAGCCTGGACGGGGCATGTCGACAAGGCCATCGGACTGCCCCTGCCGCACGTCCTCGACCAGGTGCTCCGCGCCCATGGGAAACGCACCCTCGACCTCGGCGCGCTGGCCCGGTACGACGGCCGGGCCTGGCTCCTGGTGGCGGTGGCGGCCGTGGTGCTGCTCGTTGCGGCCTTCACCGCGGCGGTCCGTTCCCCGGCCCGGCGGCCGGCCTGGCGGCACGCCGTCGAGATGGCCGTGGCACTGGCCCTCACCCTGTTGGCCGTCGGCCTGCTCACCCGCATCTCCGCCCACTACGGGCTCTCCCTGATGGGCCTCGGTGATCTCAGCGGCGATCTGGGCGGCGAGGTCACTCTGGAGCCGCAACTCCTCCGGCTGGTGGGCGCCGGCCTGGCCTGGGGGCTGGTCACCGGCTTCCTCGGCGCCTTGCCGGCGCGGCGCGTACGCCATCCGGGCGAGGTGGAGAAGCCGTAG
- a CDS encoding MSMEG_1061 family FMN-dependent PPOX-type flavoprotein: MTQTSTRPRRVSPADVRARLGEPEERTKAKILGCIDEYFHRFIAHSPFLTMATADAAGRADCSPRGDYPGFVKVLDAHTLAIPDRPGNKIADSFRNLAENDGIGLAFLIPGLPEILRVNGRAYPTDEPDVLARMRTEAREPELALVVDVAEAYFHCGRALLRSRLWDPASQALADEIPSPGELAAAQFGLDIAPADIDAALEEAYRKLY; encoded by the coding sequence GTGACGCAGACCAGCACACGCCCCCGCCGGGTCTCGCCCGCCGATGTCCGTGCCCGGCTCGGCGAACCCGAGGAGAGGACCAAAGCCAAGATCCTCGGCTGTATAGACGAGTACTTCCACCGCTTCATCGCCCACTCCCCCTTCCTGACGATGGCCACGGCGGACGCGGCGGGCCGCGCCGACTGCTCGCCCCGCGGCGACTATCCGGGGTTCGTGAAAGTCCTGGATGCGCACACGCTCGCCATCCCCGACCGGCCCGGCAACAAGATCGCCGACTCCTTCCGCAACCTCGCCGAGAACGACGGGATAGGGCTGGCCTTCCTGATCCCCGGGCTGCCCGAGATTCTTCGCGTCAACGGCCGCGCCTACCCGACCGACGAGCCCGACGTGCTCGCCCGGATGCGGACCGAGGCGCGCGAGCCGGAGCTGGCGCTCGTGGTGGACGTCGCCGAGGCGTACTTCCACTGCGGGCGTGCGCTCCTCCGCTCCCGGCTGTGGGACCCCGCCAGCCAGGCCCTCGCCGACGAGATCCCGTCGCCCGGCGAGTTGGCCGCGGCCCAGTTCGGCCTCGACATCGCCCCGGCCGACATCGACGCCGCCCTCGAAGAGGCCTACCGCAAGCTCTACTGA
- a CDS encoding nucleobase:cation symporter-2 family protein has protein sequence MARVSRQTPQQYSGRQAHPVDEVLPVAKLTLYGFQHVLAFYAGAVIVPIIVGNALGLSHEELVYLINADLLTCGVASIIQALGVWKIGARLPLVQGVTFTAVSPMIAIGLGAGGGTAGLLVVYGAVITAGIATFLFAPFFGKLVKYFPPVVIGTVLTIIGLTLIPQGLQDAAGGAKLIGHPGYGDPKNLAYALGTLLFILVVVRLGKPYLSSLAVLLGLVAGTAVAWLLGDADFGAVKDADWFGVSTPFHYGMPKFELFPIIAMVVVMLITMVETTGDVYAIGEVTRKKVDNATVANALRADGAATILGGVFNSFPYAAFAQNIGLVRMSKVMSRFVVVAAGGFMIVLGLLPKAGSVVAAIPHPVLGGAAIAMFGMVAAVGIQILGKVDLREERNALILAVSLAAALLPNAVAPFFERMPEDIRAVLNSGITLGSLTAVLLNLFFNVFTRRSTMEIDWDDIEGDEPEEAHGPLGAHEPAGAHRPAGPFPPQGAHAPQSPHAPQSPHAPQGPYTPQGPSTQQGHYDPQGTGNPQGPHGQQGPHWGAPGN, from the coding sequence ATGGCACGAGTCTCCCGACAAACCCCCCAGCAGTACTCCGGCCGGCAGGCCCACCCCGTCGACGAGGTACTGCCCGTCGCCAAGCTCACCCTCTACGGGTTTCAGCACGTCCTCGCTTTCTACGCGGGAGCGGTGATCGTCCCGATCATCGTCGGGAACGCCCTGGGCCTCTCCCATGAGGAGCTCGTCTATCTGATCAACGCGGACCTGCTGACCTGTGGTGTCGCCTCGATCATTCAGGCCCTCGGCGTCTGGAAGATCGGCGCCAGGCTGCCGCTGGTCCAGGGCGTCACCTTCACCGCGGTCTCGCCGATGATCGCCATCGGCCTGGGCGCCGGCGGCGGCACCGCGGGACTGCTCGTCGTCTACGGCGCGGTGATCACCGCGGGTATAGCGACCTTCCTGTTCGCGCCGTTCTTCGGCAAGCTGGTGAAGTACTTCCCGCCGGTCGTCATCGGCACGGTCCTCACCATCATCGGCCTCACCCTGATCCCGCAGGGCCTGCAAGACGCGGCCGGCGGCGCGAAGTTGATCGGGCACCCCGGATACGGCGATCCCAAGAACCTCGCCTATGCGCTGGGCACCCTGCTCTTCATCCTGGTCGTGGTCCGCCTCGGGAAGCCGTATCTGAGCAGCCTCGCCGTGCTGCTCGGTCTGGTCGCCGGTACCGCGGTGGCCTGGCTCCTGGGTGACGCGGATTTCGGTGCGGTGAAGGATGCCGACTGGTTCGGTGTCAGCACGCCCTTCCACTACGGCATGCCGAAGTTCGAGCTGTTCCCGATCATCGCCATGGTCGTCGTCATGCTGATCACCATGGTGGAGACGACCGGAGACGTCTACGCCATCGGGGAGGTCACCCGTAAGAAGGTCGACAACGCCACGGTGGCCAACGCCCTGCGCGCCGATGGAGCCGCCACCATTCTCGGCGGAGTGTTCAACTCCTTTCCCTACGCGGCCTTTGCGCAAAACATCGGCCTGGTGCGGATGTCGAAGGTCATGAGCCGGTTCGTGGTGGTCGCGGCCGGCGGTTTCATGATCGTCTTGGGGCTGCTGCCGAAGGCGGGCAGCGTGGTGGCCGCGATTCCGCATCCGGTGCTCGGTGGTGCCGCGATCGCGATGTTCGGCATGGTCGCCGCGGTCGGCATCCAGATCCTGGGCAAGGTGGATCTGCGTGAGGAGCGCAACGCCCTGATCCTGGCGGTCAGCCTCGCCGCTGCGCTGCTGCCCAACGCGGTCGCGCCGTTCTTCGAGCGGATGCCGGAGGACATCCGGGCGGTCCTCAACAGCGGTATCACGCTGGGCAGCCTGACCGCCGTGCTGCTGAACCTCTTCTTCAACGTCTTCACCCGCCGCAGCACGATGGAGATCGACTGGGACGACATCGAGGGCGACGAGCCGGAGGAGGCGCACGGACCGCTGGGAGCGCACGAGCCGGCCGGCGCGCACCGGCCGGCGGGCCCGTTCCCCCCGCAGGGCGCGCACGCGCCGCAGAGCCCGCACGCGCCGCAGAGCCCGCACGCGCCCCAGGGTCCGTACACCCCGCAGGGCCCGTCCACGCAGCAGGGCCACTACGACCCGCAGGGTACGGGCAACCCGCAGGGCCCCCACGGTCAGCAGGGCCCGCACTGGGGCGCCCCCGGCAACTGA